DNA sequence from the Methanococcus maripaludis genome:
TTCAGAATTTTGAATGGAATTTAATGTATCGATCAAGGAATTCGTAATAATTTCTGCTGCATCGTCAATCTGCCACTGTTCTTCACTGCTACCGATCTCTACAAATGCAGATGGGGCCTTTAAATCAGTTGGGCCGTGGTGTAGGACTTCAAAACTTACATCAAACCCTAATTCTTGATATTCTTCCATTTCATTGTATTTATTCATATTTTGAAGCATTAATGTATTGAATACCGGGTTACATGGAGAAATTTCTTCTGGATTTCCACCATGTGAATTATCATCAGTTAAATTTCCGGGAGTATGTACTGTGAGTGTTGGTTTTTTGCTCTCGCTTGCATGTTTTGATAAAAATATATACATTTCAGATTGTGGAAACTCTGAATAATTTGTTTGAGTTGACTTTTTTTCAATATTAAATACACTGTATCCGTAATTTTCAACGTGTTTTTTAAGATTCTGACTTGCAGGGTCGGTTTCTGAAGAAATTAGTAAATAATCCATTTTAATCGCCTGAATTTGTTTGCAATGATTTGTTATTTTTAAATTAATAACCTCAATATTTATAGTTACTTTCGAATTTTTCTAAATACTCCTAAAAATAGCCTATTGAAAAGATGCTCTAAAAGATGTCAATTGAAAATATGAACTTAATTTAAAATGGTTATTATGTTAAAATTTTAAAAAATTGATATCCGTACTCTATATATACCCCGTATTCTATAGTTAAAACGAAATATTATTTAATTCACAAAGTAACTTAGTGAATTTTTAAACTATGATTTTTATTTTGTCTATATTTACTATAATTATATGAACTGTGGTGATTTAATGGCTGAAGATACTAACGCGGTTGTCGAAGAAAGCTTATTTGATGAATTTAAAGAACACTCAATTTCAGAGTTTTTTAGGAAAAACAGGCACATGCTCGGTTACAGCGGTAGATTAAGAAGTATGACTACAATTGTACACGAACTTGTAACAAACAGCCTTGACGCATGTGAAGAATCTGAAATTCTTCCTGAAATTGCGG
Encoded proteins:
- a CDS encoding D-aminoacyl-tRNA deacylase encodes the protein MDYLLISSETDPASQNLKKHVENYGYSVFNIEKKSTQTNYSEFPQSEMYIFLSKHASESKKPTLTVHTPGNLTDDNSHGGNPEEISPCNPVFNTLMLQNMNKYNEMEEYQELGFDVSFEVLHHGPTDLKAPSAFVEIGSSEEQWQIDDAAEIITNSLIDTLNSIQNSEYDEKEKIIGIGGGHYSPKFTKLALREEYYVGYLTPKHAKLSENILNQLTSKQEFDFVGIDWKGLYGEDKRKYVEFFDENDISWQRV